AAAAGCTCacccatggaaaaaaaaaaaaaaaaactacagttgataaatgttaaatatttgagAAGTTTTTTTCTCCTGGAGGATGGGTAAAGGATTATGTATATCTCAGGTTGAACTGGctaaaagtttttaattgttgCTCTTAGTGGATTCTCTGATATAAgtttatttggcaataaaaacaaTCTTTATGTTGTCAGGCCTTGATTGTCAAGGTGGGAGGTAGTCTTTTGGGCTGGAAAAGGTCTTCCCCTTTCTGAGGGTGCTGAGTCCCTGATCAGATGTGATCAGGCAGAAATAGGTGCCTTGCATCCTCCAAACCCGCTTGCCATTATCTTCCAGACTCTGCCAAAGGCAACAGGAATCCCTCTTATTTTCTTCAGGGGAGGACATTTTAATCATCATCTTAACTGAGTTTAGAAAAGATCCGTGGAGTTTTAACTTTCTGAACCAGTCTTCACCAATCAAAAACATCACTGAATCCATGAAAGTTTCTTATATGCCCTGGGCACAGAGCACCAACAAGACGAAGGATCTGGTTCTTCAGCTTCCTAAGACTGTGGCTTCTTCTCCTATCATCATTAAACAGATATTCTGACTACAACAGAATTGGTAACCTCCTCGGCCACTGCTGCAAGTATTACTATACTATCTCTGGTGGCTTCCCAACAAATTTCATATTACACCCTCAGCTTTCTCATTAGCCATCATTCCACCtgtgtttttctcatatttttttcctccagtacaTCATTAACCAAATTCCTTCTATTTTTCCAAGAAATTTCTTAGCAATCATGTAAACCCTATTCTGActcttctttctgtccttcctcAAATGCTTCTTCTTCCTGAATTGCCTTTCCTTCCTCAAATAATTATTCTCAGGTTTGGTTTTGTGACATATTGATGCATCTCATGGATGTCTAATAATAAAGGTTAACTCAATTCTGAAGATTGGCGATCACTGCCCAAgactgatatttgtctttcccctaGCACGGGACAATCTGAATCTCTTTCCTGTGTTAGGAGTCTCTCTAAATACTTAAGGAAGGCCACAGGACAGGGCAGTGAAGATGtgttcaggaaatatttaaaaactaaaatggcTAACAAGAGGCAGAATGAATTTTATGTCAATATACTCCCATCCCAACCATCAATCTATTAAATCTATTTCTCAAACTGTAGCATCATAAATCCACATGTAGCTCTGGGACCATGACCTTCTTCTTTTAGGATGCATAAGGTATGACACTTTGGGGTTATCTGAATACATGGGCCACCAAGAGTGAACAAGAGTGTCCTACAGAATGCcaataaataaagcagaattgAGATGAAACAGTCAGAGGCAGGAGATGACAAAGACTGTTAAGGGATGTACAAGGAAAAGGGGGCTCCTTCCCAACAACCAACCTGAAACCCCCCCCCTAGAATTACATCTGACAGATACATGTGGTaaggacaaaaaaacaaacaaaaaaaaagagaacagaaaaccaGGTTTGATGTAACAGAACTTCAACATGCTTCCTTAAAACCACCAgcttctgattaaaaaaaaaaaaaaaaagccatctaaCTTACCTAGAGATGCTAAATACACTTCTGAATCCTGTAGGGGAGCCCAAGGCTTTACAGTTGGCTGCACAGCAAAGTCTGGGGCCTCCCTCTGGCCTGTGCCTGCAGGGTAAGAATCCATAAAGGAGTCTGAGAAAGCATTGCTGGCACTATCCTCTTGGTCAGGATGTGGCAGACAGGAACAGATTTCAGCCCAAAGATCCGGGCCAGGTCTTGTAGTTGTAGAGTCAACgttctcaaacattttcatttggaATCTGAGCTGAAAAAACAGAAGCTCAAGTGAATAAGGACTGACTTAGGAAGGAAGGTAATAGCCTTTTATCAAGTTTctcttaacaaaatttaaaatgtcttctatTACATTCCTATGTTATTGAGAAATAGATGACAAAAGGGTAATTAGGTTCCTCTTCTGGCTCTGCACTCAGGTTGTTTTCATAATGaagtttgtcttttaaaatggaatttctttttttattaattaattaatttttggctgtgttgggtcttcgttgctgcacgtgggctttctctagttgcggcaagcgggggctatgcttcgttgcagtgcgcgggcttctcattgcagtggcttctcttgtggagcacgggctctgggcacgtgggcttcagtggttgtgacacgtgggctcagtagttgtggctggtgggctctagagcacaggctcagtatttgtggcacacaggcttagttgctccgcagcatgtgggatcttcctggacctgggctcgaacctgtgtcccctgcattggcaggcagattcttaacctcagtgccacgagggaagtcccttaaaatgGAACTTctataagccagacacaaaaggacaaatattgaatgattccacttatatgaggtctatgcagtcaaactcatagagacagaaaatagaatggtggttggaGGCGGGGATGGTAatgggagttactgtttaatgggtacagagtttcggTTTGGGAAGTTCTAGAAATAGATGGTCGGAATGGTTGTACAATAATGTGAATGCCACTTAACAGTACATctataaatggttaaaatggtaaaatttatgttatgGATGTTTTAACacatatacgcacacacacacagaggaatttCTAGGACATTTCCAGTGAGGACAACCATTCTGCACTTTTCTCCAAATATCTCCAAAATGCAACCACTCTGTCCTCAGCCAATTAAATTCTGTTTTCAATAGGATACAGACTAAAGGCCCTGCACAGTTCCATATACAGTACACCAGGATAATAAAAATGCTGCTTGGTGAAAACTGTCGGAGAGTACTGTCATATGCAAGACTCATGTGCTCATTACATGGTGACGCTGGGCTATACGGCTCGTGttcttattttaatagaaaaatggaaagacagacattgtcatcattttacagatgaaaaaactgaggatcATGAGGGTAACTTGTCAAAGGCACATTACTGATACAGAGTGAATCCCTGATTGGAAACCAGACCTGTGACGCTCCAAAAGCCATGTTTTTACCCATTATCACTCTGCCTGTTTGGGACTCTATACTGAAAGTAGCCTGAGCAGAGGTAAATGGGAAGGGCTACCCACAAAGCCCGGGGGCTTTCGTAACTATCTAATCTAATAGGATGAATTGACACCTTCTTACAGGAGGGACCTTTGAGATTAGGAAGGCTGCCTGGGAAAAGGTCTGAATAATTCCAGGAGAGAGCGCCCAGCCAGCGCAATGGCCCGGAAGTAAAAGGGCCAGATATGTGACGGAGTCCCTGTATGAACTGATGCCAAGGGTCACAATGAGGCTCCACCCCTATACCGAAGTCGTTTGAACCCACCCACACCAAAACTTTGCTAGCATCAGAGCCCTGGTCCCCTGGTCCCCCGGTCCCCCGCAGGAAGTCCATACCAGCGCGGAAAACCCTGATGTCCAGATCTCGGGCCTCAGTCGCTCAGGCCTCAAGGACTGGCCAGGAGGGACGACTGAGGCCCCGAGGCACCTCTGTGGTATCTCGGAATGCGGCCGGAGCCGGGGATACAAAACGCTGGGCACCCCCGCGCCTCTCCACCTACCGCAACCGCCGGCCCCGCAGCCCGCAAACGCTCAGCTCAGTTCAGTCGCTGGCAGCCTGGGAGAAATAGGGAGGCGGAGTTTCTAGGTGACGGATCCCTGGAGTCCTCCAACCACCTCCCAAACTGGCGATGTTCTGTGCGTCAATTGGTCGAGTGGAGCTCAGCAGGGTAAGGAAGCGAGAAGCAGAGGGCTAGGAAACGATGGGCGGGACTGTTGTTGCCTGGAAACGGTGGAGAACACGCCCTGGGCCCCAGTCTTCCCAAGGGCCAGGTAGATTCGGCTCATATCAAGTGCGTTACAGCCGCGCGGACGGCGCTTTCCACGTGGTTCCCGCTCAGATAGGGAAGCCCAGTTTCCAAGGCCTTGACTTTTCTTGGTTACCTGAGCAAGTTAATCTCCTCGGCCGTTCTCTGGGCTGCTGTTTGTCCCCGAAAATTTCAGCCCTTCGATACGCAAATTAGAGGACTTCTGCTCCTCGAATGGGGTTGGAAGCGATTACTTTCCTTACTCTCACAGGAGATCCAGGTCCCGTTCACCAAGTTATGtagctttcccacattcatttaGTCAATAGACATCAGGCTCATGCTGTGTTCGAGGCATTGTGGTAAGCGGGAATTCAAGACAGGTAAGACTTGGTATGGGTCCCAGCCTTAAAGCTTAGGAGGAAGCGCCATGGAGAGAGACAAGTTGACAAATAACATCAAAGAGTTATAGAGGATATGACGGAAGTGTGGCCAGAGTACATAAAGGAGAGAGTGGTCATGGGAAATGTGtgtcagaaacttttttttttttttaaaggagatgaCCTTTGATATCCTTCAGGGGTTATCCGTTCGTTGAGATGCAACCCTCCCAACCTGATCCCCAATTTCCAGGGCAGGTTACTGTCTCCCAAAAGACACATGTGAAGAAAGACATCAGCCAACCATCTGTAGAAGTAGCTTGGCTGAGGGTATAATCTCTAGATGTGTCCAAAGCCAATCAATGTGGCTATGGTGGTAATAACTACCACCATGTGAAAGGGAACTACAAGGTACTCTGTTACATTTATAACCATTCTTAGAATATGCAAACAGAAGGAAGTGGAAAGCAAGAAGGTTAGAAAACAAAGGAGCAAATAATAGGCAAGATTTTGGCAGTGCTTATTCACAGGGAATATATGAGGATGGGCGGATCCATAGAGTCCTCCAACTGCCACCGGACCTGGTGACACGAATCTGGTAGCATCTGATTCATAGAAAGGATCACTGCCATAGATTTATGGGTGCTTCATTGAGCTGCTCCATGGCCTTTCAACTCACTTATGAAGTTTTCTCTAATTTCCTGCTCACCAAAAAAACCTCTTGATTTCATATTTGGCCTCTTACATATCTTGATACCAGGATGAGGGTGCCTTTAACAGTAGGCACAAACAGTGGCTGCTATAAAATTGAATACACCTTTTAACTTAAAATTAcagttgtaaatttaaaaatggtcacCCTTAGCGATTCATCTGTGTCCTTTGAGTTTAATTAGTGTGTGCACTGAATAAATCCAAACCAGATCCTGGACTTGCAAAGCTGAAACCATAAGCCCTGGTGATCTCCCCCTCCCCAAGGACTGTTCACACTGGGAAGCCACATGAGGGCAGTCAGCATCCCTCTATCTTAGTCTCTGCTTTAACCACAATGTGATTAGcacaaatatgttttatatttgtttcctcAACCAGCCTAGGCCTTCACTGAGGTCAGGAACCATGTCTTTCTTACCTCTGTATCTCTAGAGCCAAGCGATGCTTGGCAAATGTTCAAAACTTGTTTGGTGTCTGAATGTTTAAATTAGAACCCTCATGGTCAAAGACCACACTGAATTGGAGCTAGACCTTGTGATTCACTCTTCAGTCCCTTCTCCAAGTTGCAACCAGGGTAATCTTTTTGAAATGGAGATTAGatcatgtcacacacacacacacacacacacacaccccagaaacTCTTTCCCATTGCTCttaaattaaagacttaaatccTTATCACAGTAAGTTAGGTGGAGTTCTTAGTTCAAACTATAGAGCTCATTCTAGCCAGTTTAAGCAGTAAAAGGAATTAATTAAAGCTGCTCTGTACAATAAAATTTCtgtgatgatagaaatgttctgtatttgaGCTGTCCAATAAGGTATCCACTAGCTTCATGTGATTATTGAGCACTTGAGATGCAGTTTctgtaactgaagaactgaattaaaatttttttttcattttaattaatttaaatagccacaggtggctaATGGCTATTCTATTGTACACCACAGTATTAAAGGATATTAAATAGTTCACAGAATCTCAAGATGGACCAAAGAGTCAGACTTGGGGTCTATATCCACTGAGTAAACCTCAGTGTCCAAACCTCACTGAGGGATTTCTCAGGGAGCACCCCAATGCCATTGAACATAGACACTGCAGCTGGGCACTGGACACAAGAACTTCCCCCACTCTTAGTCCCCCAAATCAGATACCTCCAATGCTATCTTGTCAGACATGTATTCCACACTGTGCCTGCTTCCTCTGCTATATGCCTCTGAACCAAAGGTTCTGCCTGATCAAAGGAGCCCAGGTGATGGATGCCCAagttgcaagggaggctgggaaggccaGTTTCTGAATTCCACCTCTTGGAGGCAGTACTTAATGTGGGAAATTCCCCACACAAGAGTGTTGAGAAGATGCTGGCTGTCCAAAGGGTACGACAAAAATCTACTTTGCGTGGTCTATAAAAGtccttttcaaactttaatatgcaAACAGATGAtctgaggatcttgttaaaatgcaggttctcacTCAGCTGatctggagggaaggaggaaaaagattCTGCGGTTCCAGCAGTTGTTGCCCATGTTGCTAATccacagaccacattttgagtatttaaaaaaaaaacaacgttattgaaatataattcacattccaTACAATTCACCCTTTTGTCATGTGGCTGGTTCTCAGAGGCCTTGGCTTCTCTTGATTTGGATGTTTCTGAGCCTGTTCTCCGGCTCTCTTGTGAATCCTATGAGGCACTAATATCCTTTCAATAATTCCGTCTCTTATGAAGTTAACAGAAGTTGGTTTCAGTACTTTGCATTTAAGAACTCTGACAAATACATCTTCTGATCTACTTGGAGTTTTAATCTCAGGACACGAGCATATGGGAGGCAAATGGGAGATCTCTAGTCCTTCTCATGCTGTTAGGGAGAAGGACAAGTGTAAAAACATTGCTTCTGAGATGTGTGTGCTTAATTACatatataacagctttattgagttatataaGTCACAAAATATACCCTTTAAAGTATACAACACAGTGCTTCTTGGATATTCAGAGTTTAGCAatcctcattttgttttgttttgttttaaaataactttcaagAGTCTTTCCAGACTCAAGGGACGTCGAGCATATCTACATGGAATCTACACTTAATGAATCATTCTCACAGCCTCTCAACTCAACTCACTCTGCTCACTCCTTCACTCCTATTCTTAACGCAGTCCCGCCTCGGCACTAGGCGTCACTGATTGGTTGGTGCCGAGTGACGTCATCAGAGCGCGACATGGCCGCCGCGGTTGGGTGGTCATGTGGCTGGGCGGCCGCGTGTGGCTCCAGGTTTTTGGGCGAGTGTGCTTCAACCTCCGGCGTCTCACCTTTGACAGGACTTGGGGTGGCCGTAGGGGCCCCATGGCGGAAACACTTTCGACCAGGGCCGAGGCAGCTAGCGGGCTGGGGGCTCCGGCTCAGCAAAATGGAGATGCGGGTGGCTACGCGAGGGGTGAGCAGCCCCCAGGGCGCCCGGAGCCAGCGGGCCCAGGAGTGGAGCCGGCCCCGGGGCACGCGACGCAGGCCGCAGGGAGCGGGGAGCAGGCCGCGACTGTAGGCCCGGGCCCCGGCAAGCGGAAGAAGCGGCGGGGAGCAACCGGGGAGCGCGTCGTGCCGCCCCCGAAGAAGCGGCGGGCAGGCGTTAGCTTCGGCGATGAACACTTTGCCGAGACCAGCTACTACTTTGAGGGCGGCCTGCGCAAGGTGCGGCCCTATTACTTTGACTTCCAAACTTACTGCAAAGGCCGCTGGGTGGGCCACAGCTTGCTGCACGTCTTCAGCACCGAGTTCCGAGCCCAGCCTCTTGCCTACTACGAAGCCGCGGTCAGGGCAGGACGCCTGCACCTCAACGAGGAGCCAGTACAGGACCTCAGCGTTGTGCTCAAGGTGGAGTCCTCATGGGGCCTGCCCAAAAGGGGGCAGGGTTTTATTTCATAGTTACTAGGGCATAGGTACTGGAGTAAAATCGGGGTAATTCTGAAGCGTTCTCATTTTCACTTGGAACACTCTTTTAGCGCCCCATCTCCGCAGGTAGACAGCCTGTATGCTTAAGAACTCAGCCCACTTATCCCCTCCATCAAGGCGTCTTCGGTGTTTCCAAGGGACAGAAGTTGTAATTCTCATAGCTCCTTTTACGCACTGTCTTGTGGCACTGGTGCTTATGACTTTCTACCTTGCGTTGTAGATCTCTATACAAATAGTAATAACCGAGACTATCATTTATATCTCCtgactgtgtgctgggcacagagTTAAGCATTAGGTACTTTAACATTTAATTCTAATGACAAACCTGTGGAGTAGATACTGCCACCTCATTTTACCTGTGAGGAAGCTGAGAAAACTAAGGTAAACCTCACAGAGGTAAGGTAACAGTGCCACTTCCAACGCCTGTGTCCTTATAACTTCTGCTTAAATTATTTATCACAGAGCCTGATAAGATAGAATTGTGAAATGACAGAGATTGAGACTAGAATTGTCTAGCCCAGTGCTTTGACTCTTTAAAATTCCATCACAGCTGAGGTACCAGACACCCTTGTTATTAACACTGCCTCACCATAGTTGTGAGGGGATGCAAGGCATTTGGAGAGTGAGTGGTTTGAATCCCCTCTCCCATCCCAGTTTTGAGAAGCAGAGGTCTGGACTGACcctcacattttacagatgaagaaactgaggcctggagaagttaagtgactttcctTAGAGCATACAGTAGGCCTATAGCAAATCCAGGTGTAGAGCCCAAATCTCTGGACTTAGAGCTTGGtgtttgttcaaggtcacaataAGTGATGATTTAtggaggtttttttcctttattttagaaaaatttactTTTCGAATATAACTTTGTGGTAGAGAAAATACGAATAAgcagaataacaacaaaaatccatACTCTTACCACCCAGGGATATCACCGTTAACATTTTGTGTATATCCTATGAGTTTTTCAATGTCTGCTATCTACCTGTATGTCTGTGTTTTTGCAAAGTGAGACTACACTATGCACACTGCTTTTTCTGTTTAAGGATGTACTGTGACCATTCTTCCATGTCAGtaaggaagaggggaggaagcTGTGTGTGCTGCTGACTGATTATAGGTGGCTGGACCCTGGGCTGACTGGTTGCCTATGTCATTGGCAGGACAATGACTTCTTACGGAACACAGTGCACAGGCATGAGCCACCAGTTACAGCAGAACCCGTCCGCCTGCTAGCAGAGAACGGAGATGTGGTGGTTGTAGACAAGCCTTCTTCCATTCCTGTCCACCCCTGTGGCCGCTTCCGACACAACACGGTCATCTTCATCCTGGGCAAGGAGCACCAACTCAAGGAGCTACACCCATTGCATCGGCTTGACCGCCTTACCTCTGGGGTCCTTATGTTTGCCAAGACAGCAGCCGTCTCGGAGAGAATTCATGAACAGGTTCGGGACCGGCAGGTGAGCCAAGCTTTTGCCTCCTGCAGGCCACCTTCTGACCTCATGAATGCTCTGTGTTGAAAGGGTGTCACTGAgttctagatctgaagtgagccTTCGTGTTTATCTGGTCATGCCGCCTATCTTCAGGAAGGTCAACACCTAAAGTGCCAGAGACAGGTTATTATCTCTCATGTTTCAAAAGATCTTTAGAGATGGCATATACTGCCTCTCAGTAATATGCTGTTTTGAAGATTTAAAGTGCTGACAGGCTGAGCAGGGTTTTTAAGACTGTGGTGAGAATCTACTTGGTGGGAAGAATTCTGGATGGCGTTGGAAGATGCTTGGGTAGAAGAGTTAAATGGTGGTGATTGTGGTCTTGAGACTTGTAATTCTGGATCtgattgtaatatatttattgtttactgTATACCAAGCTCCAGTACCAAGTACGTTAGAGCCCAGCTGACTGAATCCGTATAACAGCCTTGTTGGTGTAAATGCTTTTCTAATCAAACATTTTCCAGACAAGTTAATGGGATTTAAAGAGGCTAAGTAAGTAATGTGCCTAGGATTGCGCAACTGGCaaatggtggagctggggtttgaatcctTTTCTGTCTGACGCAGGTCCATTGTCCTCACTGCAGAGGGTTTGGGCTTCATGCGTTTAGGCTTTGTGCTgactttctccctctcccctcctgtgtAGCTGGAGAAGGAGTACGTGTGCCGGGTGGAGGGGGAGTTCCCTGCCGAGGAAGTAACCTGCAAGGAACCCATCTTGGTGGTGTCCTACAAGGTAGGGGTATGCCGTGTAGATCCTCGGGGCAAGCCCTGTGAGACAGTGTTCCAGAGACTGAGCTACAATGGCCACTCCAGTGTGGTACGGTGCCGGCCACTCACAGGCCGCACCCACCAGATCCGAGTCCACCTCCAGTTCCTGGGTCACCCCATCCTCAATGACCCCATCTACAACTCAGTCGCCTGGGGCCCCTCCCGAGGCCGAGGCGGCCACATTCCAAAGACAGATGAGGAACTACTGCGGGACCTTGTGGCAGAGCACCAGGCCAAACAGAGTCTGGATGTGCTAGATCTCTGTGAGGGTGACCTGTCTCCAGGACTCCCAGACTCTACAGCCCCTTCCTCAGAGCTGGGCAAAGACTGCCTAGGAGAGTTGGCTGCATCTGCCCAGAAGATGGATGGAGCAGTTGAGGCAGGCCCTCAGGATCTGGACACAGTGCCCTTGGCATCAGGGAAGGCAACGGAAATCGATGTCGTGGATCAAGAGACAGACCCACTCTGTGCAGAGTGCCGGCTAGTGCGACAGGACCCCTTGCCGCAGGACCTTGTGATGTTCCTGCATGCCCTGTGCTATAAAGGACCAGACTTCGAGTACTTTTCACCCATGCCTGCCTGGGCACAGGATGACTGGCAAGAGGACTGAGGGCTGTGGCCAATGGAGGGATTACTTCTCAGACTGGAACGGGGATGGGCCATGAAGTAGGAGTTGACCACATGGGGTGGTACTCAGACTTTCTCAGGGGTGAGATTGGGCTCTTAAAGGACCTGCTCATACTTGctacctccttccttctccctccagctAGAGTTTGGGGACTTTTTGGTTTGTAAAATAGATCTCTTTTTCTAATACCTTGTGTGTCTGGTTTTCTTACtagtctttttggttttttaattgaggtaaagtTCACATAACACAATTACCATTCTAAGATATACAGTTTAGTGGTGTTTCATACATTCACAGTGATGTGCAGCCATAACCTCTTAattagttccaaaacattttcatcacccaaaaggAAACCCGTACTCTTTAAATAGGTAatccccatttcctcttcctcccagcccctgatTCCATTCgtcaactttctgtctctatggatttgcctattctggacattttttacaaatggaatcacataatatgtgaccttttgtgtctgtcaTCTTTTGTTTAGCATcgtgttttcagggttcatcccattttgtttttttggccacgccatgtgacatgtgggatcctagttccctgaccagggatcaaacctgcgcccccggCATTTGAAGCACGGAGTCagccattggaccgccagggaagttccctgagTTCATCCAATTTATAGCACACATCAGTACTTCGTTCCtgtctatggctgaataatgttccattgcatggttataaaccacatttttatatccattcatcggttgacggacattgggttgtttccaccttttggcggttgtgaatagtgctgctatgaacatttgtatacaaatttttgtttgaatacatgttttctgttctttcaagtacataccaaggagtggaattgctgggtcatatggtaattctctgtTTAATTTTGGGGGAAATCACCAAACTTTCCCACagcagctgaaccattttacattcccatggGCAATGCACAAcggttccagtttctctgcattctcaccaacacttgttattttccattgttttgatTGTAGTCATTCTAGTGGGATTGAAgtattatctcattgtggtgtttttttgtttgttttttttttttgcggtacgtgggcctctcactgttgtggcctctcccgttgcggagcacaggctctggacgcgcaggctcagcggccatgggtcacgggcccagccgctccgcggcatgtgagatcttcccagaccgggacacgaacccgtgtcccttgcattggcaggcggactctcaaccactgcaccaccagggaagccctctcattgtggttttgatttgcatttcccttgtaACTAataatgttaaacatcttttcatgtgcttgttggacatttgtgtatcttctttgaagaaatgtctattcaaatcttttgcccatttttaattcaGATTGGCTTGTTGTTTTTGAGTTATAAGAgtttttatgtattctggatataagaCCCTTAaaagatacatgatttgcaaatattttctcccattctgtaggttgtcttttcactttattggCAGTGTCCTGTGATTCACaaaacttttatttgtttattatttattatggtaagaacacttaacatgagatctacaccttaacaaatttcaaTGTGTACAATACGATATTGTTAACTGTAGGCATGGTGTGGTACAGCATCTCTGGAACTTAAGTATCTTgcgtaactgaaactttatacttGTTGAATAGCAGTTCCCCatgtccccctgcccccaatcCCTGGCatcatcattctactctctgcttctatgtgtTTAACTATTTTAGATACCAGGAAAGAAAAACTCATTTTCCTTTACTCACAGAATACTCTACTTCAAATATGTGGTGGTTTCCCCACatcaagcaattctctgacacaAGCTGGGTGTCCTACACTGTAACTCATCTCTGACaccatctacctggagataggGTCAGATGCCACAAGTTAAGGACTTGGTCCCACAAGACTTTCCCCAA
Above is a genomic segment from Tursiops truncatus isolate mTurTru1 chromosome 2, mTurTru1.mat.Y, whole genome shotgun sequence containing:
- the RPUSD2 gene encoding pseudouridylate synthase RPUSD2, which produces MWLGGRVWLQVFGRVCFNLRRLTFDRTWGGRRGPMAETLSTRAEAASGLGAPAQQNGDAGGYARGEQPPGRPEPAGPGVEPAPGHATQAAGSGEQAATVGPGPGKRKKRRGATGERVVPPPKKRRAGVSFGDEHFAETSYYFEGGLRKVRPYYFDFQTYCKGRWVGHSLLHVFSTEFRAQPLAYYEAAVRAGRLHLNEEPVQDLSVVLKDNDFLRNTVHRHEPPVTAEPVRLLAENGDVVVVDKPSSIPVHPCGRFRHNTVIFILGKEHQLKELHPLHRLDRLTSGVLMFAKTAAVSERIHEQVRDRQLEKEYVCRVEGEFPAEEVTCKEPILVVSYKVGVCRVDPRGKPCETVFQRLSYNGHSSVVRCRPLTGRTHQIRVHLQFLGHPILNDPIYNSVAWGPSRGRGGHIPKTDEELLRDLVAEHQAKQSLDVLDLCEGDLSPGLPDSTAPSSELGKDCLGELAASAQKMDGAVEAGPQDLDTVPLASGKATEIDVVDQETDPLCAECRLVRQDPLPQDLVMFLHALCYKGPDFEYFSPMPAWAQDDWQED